A region of the Plectropomus leopardus isolate mb unplaced genomic scaffold, YSFRI_Pleo_2.0 unplaced_scaffold20971, whole genome shotgun sequence genome:
TGATTTAACCTCCGAAGCCGTACAGGGTGCGTCCCTGCCTCTTCAGAGCGTAAACCACATCCATGGCGGTCACAGTCTTCCTTTTAGCGTGCTCGGTGTAGGTGACAGCATCACGGATAACGTTCTCCAGGAAAACCTTCAGCACACCGCGGGTCTCCTCGTAGATGAGGCCGGAGATACGTTTGACTCCACCACGACGAGCCAGACGACGGATGGCGGGTTTGGTGATTCCCTGGATGTTATCACGGAGCACTTTGCGGTGACGCTTAGCGCCTCCTTTACCGAGTCCCTTACCTCCCTTTCCGCGACCAGACATTTTCAGTGTATTAGCTTAAACCAAGCAAAATTGATACTAGGTCAGGGAATAGCGTCGGTATTTAAATCCCTTCTGCGGACGTAGTTGAGCtctgctgccccccccccctcgctTCATCATTTGTCCGAGTATCCTTTTCACACCAATTTTGTCTCGTATTTGTACAAATtgataaacaataaatatacaCCACTAATGGCGCTGGATGGAACAATCAGCTGATCCGCTGCCTAAAACAGGATTAATCTctg
Encoded here:
- the LOC121965635 gene encoding histone H4, producing MSGRGKGGKGLGKGGAKRHRKVLRDNIQGITKPAIRRLARRGGVKRISGLIYEETRGVLKVFLENVIRDAVTYTEHAKRKTVTAMDVVYALKRQGRTLYGFGG